The following are encoded in a window of Heliangelus exortis chromosome 9, bHelExo1.hap1, whole genome shotgun sequence genomic DNA:
- the SERP1 gene encoding stress-associated endoplasmic reticulum protein 1, whose protein sequence is MVAKQRIRMANEKHSKNITQRGNVAKTSRTAPEEKASVGPWLLALFIFVVCGSAIFQIIQSIRMGM, encoded by the exons aTGGTGGCCAAGCAGCGCATCCGCATGGCCAACGAGAAGCACAGCAAGAACATCACGCAGCGCGGGAACGTCGCCAAGACCTCG AGGACGGCCCCGGAGGAGAAGGCGTCGGTCGGGCCCTGGCTGTTGGCGCTCTTCATCTTCGTGGTTTGCGGATCAG CCATCTTCCAGATCATCCAGAGCATCCGGATGGGCATGTGA